One window of Populus nigra chromosome 5, ddPopNigr1.1, whole genome shotgun sequence genomic DNA carries:
- the LOC133693975 gene encoding U-box domain-containing protein 28-like — MVRDVNLYVTVPNLFRCPISLDVMKSPVSLCTGVTYDRTSIQRWLDSGNNTCPATMQVLNSKEFVPNRTLQRLIQIWSDSVQTQNDLRVDSAAHSVVTEEEVEVLVKEMRAQKEKVDHLSKFICFAKESEENCEFLAKFDGFVEMLVGFLDGDKDIDFLERVVRVFAMILNKVGDYKALRLLILKQNNDGSHDCLSSLLLVLKQGRSVNSRVGVIKIIEAITLDAESKQMLSEKEGFLLELVKLISLEKDPSLIEASLSCLTAISMSKRVKIKLINLKIIAELRKLLTGGQNASVSIIEKALKLLEMVASFREGRAEFCNDAACVEAVMNKVLKVSSEATEHAVMILWSACYLFRDRVAQDAVVKSNGLTKILLLMQSNCSPGARQMSGDLLKIFRVNSKSDSCLSSYETKTTHIMPF; from the coding sequence atggtgaGAGACGTTAATTTGTACGTTACGGTCCCTAATCTCTTCCGGTGTCCCATCTCACTTGACGTGATGAAATCACCTGTGAGTCTCTGTACCGGTGTCACCTACGACCGCACCAGCATCCAGCGGTGGTTGGATAGCGGCAACAACACGTGTCCTGCCACGATGCAGGTTCTCAACAGCAAGGAGTTCGTTCCCAACCGCACTTTACAGAGACTCATCCAGATCTGGTCTGACTCAGTCCAGACTCAGAACGATCTCCGAGTCGACTCAGCCGCCCACTCGGTCGTCACCGAGGAAGAGGTTGAGGTTTTAGTGAAAGAAATGAGAGCCCAGAAGGAGAAAGTTGATCATTTGTCGAAATTCATCTGTTTCGCTAAAGAATCCGAGGAGAACTGCGAGTTCTTGGCGAAATTTGATGGGTTCGTGGAAATGCTCGTCGGGTTTCTTGATGGCGATAAGGACATTGATTTTCTCGAGCGAGTCGTTAGAGTATTTGCTATGATCCTGAACAAAGTTGGAGATTACAAGGCGTTAAGGTTATTGATTTTGAAGCAAAACAATGATGGCTCTCACGATTGTTTGTCTTCTCTCCTTCTTGTCTTGAAACAAGGAAGAAGCGTGAATTCACGAGTTGGAgttattaaaatcattgaaGCCATAACTCTCGACGCCGAGTCAAAACAGATGCTTTCGGAGAAAGAAGGGTTCTTGCTCGAATTGGTTAAATTGATCAGCTTAGAAAAAGATCCGAGCTTGATCGAAGCAAGTTTATCGTGTTTAACAGCGATATCTATGTCGAAACGTGTTAAAATAAAgctaatcaatttaaaaataattgcagAGCTAAGAAAACTGTTAACAGGAGGGCAGAACGCGAGCGTTTCGATCATAGAAAAGGCATTGAAGTTGCTAGAAATGGTAGCGTCATTCAGAGAAGGGAGGGCGGAGTTTTGCAATGACGCAGCTTGTGTTGAGGCTGTGATGAATAAAGTGCTGAAAGTTTCGAGTGAGGCGACGGAACATGCGGTGATGATATTGTGGAGTGCGTGTTATTTGTTCAGAGATCGGGTGGCACAAGATGCAGTAGTGAAGAGCAACGGGTTGACGAAGATATTGTTGTTAATGCAAAGTAACTGTTCACCTGGAGCCAGGCAAATGTCTGGTGATTTGCTGAAGATTTTCAGGGTGAATTCTAAGTCTGATTCTTGTCTTTCTAGCTATGAAACTAAGACTACTCACATCATGCCCTTCTGA